From a region of the Apis cerana isolate GH-2021 linkage group LG13, AcerK_1.0, whole genome shotgun sequence genome:
- the LOC108004049 gene encoding uncharacterized protein LOC108004049 isoform X2, with amino-acid sequence MGNILSRGTQAQPIIEHMMQTKNVNQTAYGNVMDKRQIDCSAGNEEGLYKPIPPPKPVPNNQKIQNGQQDNRVQTIAEQSSRTVVSGIERNTTSDESQLRSSGQNVAPEYRMPPLYGEEQSSSQTQQPANLQTHSSKFPIEREVVLPSGDKNSKIPILHEYKQRTAGRVAIAPDAPIKQQAWVQEGTQMQEVRQEGQARSYQAAESYASTSVGLAPRTAKIDEEKSKSISRTYHTIKDMISSRFGQSRKDVEPEPEASLNNVTEELRKSSRSIDEEEAKKKDGIYGKPRAQDPPLNMQQYPKNACGQYGHSYSYLNNQQNVPLPGQLQPTSQIQPNLPGQSAQLHVTHHTPPGGVQTVHQTQVAGFGQSATGGQQVQNVAREYVVQGPSGLPSQQLHQALHQNPQNQSQSTQMQKSHGLPIQPHQVGNSMQPSNQNFQSAQQLMHQNQSHHQSPRFAQQHAQNMHQRQLIQQMHQQQLAGQQNANQPGVRNVQQSYFSNNVSYQQYQQARQAMSRSQIDLPSTSRQAQELRLPGQEVYYHYAQGRPRYGVPQVYMKTESNQEAEFQRRNSTKGIEKAASQPQLCYEDERVNDPQSRNPVIDPIKGLTVDPLDKERYEITVEDHGSGVTAEFGRSDSQRKDDYRPETSFGIRRDDAVRCSKREQEQIGMGGQDGQESEGSSVQKRIEELQKRAEENHYNGKMSKEGMEGVEVGKSSSTTKIGNGDGPKRMENQYAKDLVPAKPEVRKDELEHGIGRLKIQNQGSGSDYDKAGQSSSNVDSGRGSAVYSSGRRPPPEDQTHQPVQDSEWVDIVESELRNILEPRDVPAMAHSTLSESVSSVTPPLPPLSPHESPRTPRNRYSASDYSKAMEKRGFSSSSKHRGASTSKKEAAKKFSHLFGVEAGDLTSTTTGLDLDSMLDRSDSDLSTNDARTIRKQLEGLENMYSEVLKLLGGSVKKRRKARGLASYGSVSSLPTSSVSSRPPVTRHHDKRRSHAIDDRMKKAKDIKSINKRFQRLESHVVTLARSVAHLSSEMRTQHLMIQEMENIRGEIAALRTQTSMAMVRSQSQPLIKDSELPALSNPSRVKKLTKFFGTEPPLIRLFLRELGYEKYANAFEKEKVGMVELPYLSEERLQKMGVPLGPRLRILQEARISVCKDPIYVV; translated from the exons ATGAGGAGGGACTTTACAAGCCTATACCACCACCGAAACCGGTGCCGAACAATCAAAAGATTCAGAACGGGCAACAGGATAACAGGGTACAAACGATAGCCGAGCAATCGTCGCGGACCGTCGTTTCGGGTATAGAGAGGAACACAACGTCAGACGAGAGCCAACTTCGAAGTTCCGGACAGAACGTTGCACCGGAATACAGGATGCCACCACTTTACGGAGAGGAACAGAGCTCGAGTCAAACTCAACAGCCGGCTAACTTGCAGACTCATAGCAGCAAATTTCCG attgaaCGCGAAGTTGTTCTACCATCGggagataaaaattcaaagattccTATTCTGCACGAATACAAACAAAGAACTGCCGGAAGAGTGGCTATTGCACCGGATGCACCGATCAAGCAACAAGCTTGGGTTCAAGAG GGAACTCAGATGCAAGAAGTGAGACAAGAGGGCCAAGCGAGGAGTTATCAAGCAGCGGAATCTTACGC GTCGACGTCGGTTGGATTGGCGCCAAGGACGGCCAAGATCGATGAGGAGAAAAGCAAATCAATCTCGAGGACTTATCACACGATTAAGGACATGATATCGAGCCGTTTCGGGCAGAGTCGCAAGGATGTTGAGCCGGAACCGGAGGCGAGTTTGAACAACGTTACGGAAGAATTGAGAAAATCGAGTAGGAGCATCGATGAGGAGGAGGCCAAAAAGAAGGATGGGATTTATGGAAAACCGCGGGCTCAAGATCCTCCCCTTAATATGCAACAATATCCGAAGAATGCTTGTG GTCAGTACGGACACTCGTATAGTTATCTGAACAATCAGCAGAACGTACCGCTTCCTGGACAACTTCAACCAACGTCGCAAATTCAACCCAATTTACCGGGTCAAAGTGCTCAGCTTCACGTGACGCATCACACTCCACCAGGAGGAGTTCAAACGGTTCATCAAACTCAAGTTGCTGGTTTCGGGCAATCGGCGACAGGTGGACAGCAGGTGCAAAACGTTGCTAGGGAATACGTCGTACAGGGACCATCTGGATTGCCGAGTCAGCAATTGCATCAAGCACTTCATCAGAATCCTCAGAACCAG AGCCAGAGCACGCAGATGCAAAAATCTCATGGTCTACCGATTCAACCTCATCAAGTGGGGAATTCGATGCAACCATCGAATCAAAACTTTCAAAGCGCTCAACAATTGATGCATCAGAATCAGAGTCATCATCAGAGCCCTAGATTCGCCCAACAACACGCGCAGAACATGCACCAACGTCAACTTATTCAACAGATGCATCAACAACAATTGGCCGGGCAGCAGAATGCCAACCAGCCAGGAGTTAGGAACGTGCAACAGAGTTATTTCTCGAACAACGTGTCTTATCAGCAGTACCAGCAAGCTCGACAAGCTATGTCAAGATCTCAGATCGATCTACCCAGCACTTCGAGACAAGCTCAAGAACTGAGGTTGCCCGGCCAAGAAGTATATTATCATTACGCTCAAGGTCGACCTAGGTACGGTGTACCGCAAGTGTACATGAAGACCGAAAGTAACCAAGAGGCCGAGTTCCAAAGAAGAAACTCGACTAAAGGTATCGAGAAAGCTGCTTCCCAACCGCAACTCTGCTACGAGGATGAGAGGGTTAACGATCCCCAATCGAGGAATCCAGTAATAGATCCTATTAAGGGTCTAACGGTTGATCCATTGGACAAGGAACGGTACGAGATCACAGTGGAGGATCATGGTAGTGGAGTAACAGCCGAGTTTGGAAGAAGCGATTCTCAAAGAAAGGACGACTATCGACCGGAGACAAGCTTCGGTATACGCAGAGATGACGCTGTCAGGTGTTCGAAAAGAGAACAAGAGCAAATAGGGATGGGTGGGCAAGATGGACAGGAATCGGAAGGAAGTTCGGTGCAGAAGAGGATCGAGGAGTTGCAGAAACGAGCCGAGGAGAATCATTATAACGGGAAAATGTCGAAGGAAGGTATGGAAGGGGTGGAGGTGGGCAAAAGTTCGTCAACGACGAAAATTGGAAATGGCGATGGACCAAAGAGAATGGAGAATCAATACGCAAAGGATCTTGTTCCGGCGAAACCCGAGGTAAGAAAAGACGAGCTGGAACATGGGATCGGTCGATTGAAAATCCAAAATCAGGGATCAGGATCAGATTATGACAAAGCCGGCCAGAGTTCCTCAAATGTTGATTCGGGGAGAGGATCGGCCGTTTATTCCAGCGGAAGGCGGCCACCACCGGAAGATCAAACTCATCAACCAG TACAAGATTCAGAATGGGTGGACATTGTGGAATCcgaattgagaaatattttagagcCAAGAGATGTGCCCGCTATGGCGCATTCCACTCTATCTGAAAGCGTATCATCGGTAACTCCACCCCTGCCGCCGCTTTCACCCCATGAAAGTCCCAGAACACCGAGAAATCGATACTCGGCGAG CGATTACAGCAAGGCCATGGAGAAGAGAGGATTCTCGAGTAGTTCGAAGCATCGTGGTGCCTCGACTTCCAAGAAAGAAGCTGCTAAGAAATTCTCTCATC TTTTCGGTGTCGAAGCTGGCGATTTAACTTCGACCACAACTGGACTCGATTTAGATTCGATGTTGGATAGAAGTGATTCTGATTTAAGCACGAATGACGCGAGAACGATTAGGAAACAATTGGAGGGTTTGGAAAATATGTATAGCGAG GTATTGAAATTACTCGGTGGAAGTGTGAAAAAGAGACGTAAAGCCAGAGGCTTAGCCAGTTATGGTTCCGTCTCATCATTGCCGACATCATCCGTCTCGTCCAGACCACCTGTAACGAGGCACCATGATAAACGTAGATCCCACGCGATTGACGACAGAATGAAGAAAGCCAAAGATATCAAG AGCATTAACAAACGCTTTCAACGACTAGAATCTCATGTGGTTACACTTGCCAGATCGGTAGCACACCTGAGTTCAGAGATGAGAACGCAACATTTAATGATACAG GAAATGGAGAACATAAGGGGAGAGATTGCTGCACTGAGGACCCAAACGAGTATGGCAATGGTGAGATCGCAGTCTCAACCATTGATCAAGGATTCGGAACTACCAGCTCTCTCCAATCCTTCCAGAGTGAAAAAACTCACCAAGTTTTTCGGCACGGAACCACCGCTCATCAGACTATTCCTCAGGGAACTTGGGTATGAG AAATATGCAAATgctttcgagaaagaaaaagtcggAATGGTGGAGCTTCCTTATCTAAGCGAGGAAAGATTGCAAAAAATGGGAGTTCCTCTGGGACCGAGACTGAGGATTTTACAAGAAGCGAGGATATCGGTATGCAAAGATCCAATTTATGTTGTGTAA
- the LOC108004049 gene encoding uncharacterized protein LOC108004049 isoform X1, which yields MGNILSRGTQAQPIIEHMMQTKNVNQTAYGNVMDKRQIDCSAGNEEGLYKPIPPPKPVPNNQKIQNGQQDNRVQTIAEQSSRTVVSGIERNTTSDESQLRSSGQNVAPEYRMPPLYGEEQSSSQTQQPANLQTHSSKFPIEREVVLPSGDKNSKIPILHEYKQRTAGRVAIAPDAPIKQQAWVQEGTQMQEVRQEGQARSYQAAESYASTSVGLAPRTAKIDEEKSKSISRTYHTIKDMISSRFGQSRKDVEPEPEASLNNVTEELRKSSRSIDEEEAKKKDGIYGKPRAQDPPLNMQQYPKNACGQYGHSYSYLNNQQNVPLPGQLQPTSQIQPNLPGQSAQLHVTHHTPPGGVQTVHQTQVAGFGQSATGGQQVQNVAREYVVQGPSGLPSQQLHQALHQNPQNQSQSTQMQKSHGLPIQPHQVGNSMQPSNQNFQSAQQLMHQNQSHHQSPRFAQQHAQNMHQRQLIQQMHQQQLAGQQNANQPGVRNVQQSYFSNNVSYQQYQQARQAMSRSQIDLPSTSRQAQELRLPGQEVYYHYAQGRPRYGVPQVYMKTESNQEAEFQRRNSTKGIEKAASQPQLCYEDERVNDPQSRNPVIDPIKGLTVDPLDKERYEITVEDHGSGVTAEFGRSDSQRKDDYRPETSFGIRRDDAVRCSKREQEQIGMGGQDGQESEGSSVQKRIEELQKRAEENHYNGKMSKEGMEGVEVGKSSSTTKIGNGDGPKRMENQYAKDLVPAKPEVRKDELEHGIGRLKIQNQGSGSDYDKAGQSSSNVDSGRGSAVYSSGRRPPPEDQTHQPVQDSEWVDIVESELRNILEPRDVPAMAHSTLSESVSSVTPPLPPLSPHESPRTPRNRYSASLPYGSKPNYSDYSKAMEKRGFSSSSKHRGASTSKKEAAKKFSHLFGVEAGDLTSTTTGLDLDSMLDRSDSDLSTNDARTIRKQLEGLENMYSEVLKLLGGSVKKRRKARGLASYGSVSSLPTSSVSSRPPVTRHHDKRRSHAIDDRMKKAKDIKSINKRFQRLESHVVTLARSVAHLSSEMRTQHLMIQEMENIRGEIAALRTQTSMAMVRSQSQPLIKDSELPALSNPSRVKKLTKFFGTEPPLIRLFLRELGYEKYANAFEKEKVGMVELPYLSEERLQKMGVPLGPRLRILQEARISVCKDPIYVV from the exons ATGAGGAGGGACTTTACAAGCCTATACCACCACCGAAACCGGTGCCGAACAATCAAAAGATTCAGAACGGGCAACAGGATAACAGGGTACAAACGATAGCCGAGCAATCGTCGCGGACCGTCGTTTCGGGTATAGAGAGGAACACAACGTCAGACGAGAGCCAACTTCGAAGTTCCGGACAGAACGTTGCACCGGAATACAGGATGCCACCACTTTACGGAGAGGAACAGAGCTCGAGTCAAACTCAACAGCCGGCTAACTTGCAGACTCATAGCAGCAAATTTCCG attgaaCGCGAAGTTGTTCTACCATCGggagataaaaattcaaagattccTATTCTGCACGAATACAAACAAAGAACTGCCGGAAGAGTGGCTATTGCACCGGATGCACCGATCAAGCAACAAGCTTGGGTTCAAGAG GGAACTCAGATGCAAGAAGTGAGACAAGAGGGCCAAGCGAGGAGTTATCAAGCAGCGGAATCTTACGC GTCGACGTCGGTTGGATTGGCGCCAAGGACGGCCAAGATCGATGAGGAGAAAAGCAAATCAATCTCGAGGACTTATCACACGATTAAGGACATGATATCGAGCCGTTTCGGGCAGAGTCGCAAGGATGTTGAGCCGGAACCGGAGGCGAGTTTGAACAACGTTACGGAAGAATTGAGAAAATCGAGTAGGAGCATCGATGAGGAGGAGGCCAAAAAGAAGGATGGGATTTATGGAAAACCGCGGGCTCAAGATCCTCCCCTTAATATGCAACAATATCCGAAGAATGCTTGTG GTCAGTACGGACACTCGTATAGTTATCTGAACAATCAGCAGAACGTACCGCTTCCTGGACAACTTCAACCAACGTCGCAAATTCAACCCAATTTACCGGGTCAAAGTGCTCAGCTTCACGTGACGCATCACACTCCACCAGGAGGAGTTCAAACGGTTCATCAAACTCAAGTTGCTGGTTTCGGGCAATCGGCGACAGGTGGACAGCAGGTGCAAAACGTTGCTAGGGAATACGTCGTACAGGGACCATCTGGATTGCCGAGTCAGCAATTGCATCAAGCACTTCATCAGAATCCTCAGAACCAG AGCCAGAGCACGCAGATGCAAAAATCTCATGGTCTACCGATTCAACCTCATCAAGTGGGGAATTCGATGCAACCATCGAATCAAAACTTTCAAAGCGCTCAACAATTGATGCATCAGAATCAGAGTCATCATCAGAGCCCTAGATTCGCCCAACAACACGCGCAGAACATGCACCAACGTCAACTTATTCAACAGATGCATCAACAACAATTGGCCGGGCAGCAGAATGCCAACCAGCCAGGAGTTAGGAACGTGCAACAGAGTTATTTCTCGAACAACGTGTCTTATCAGCAGTACCAGCAAGCTCGACAAGCTATGTCAAGATCTCAGATCGATCTACCCAGCACTTCGAGACAAGCTCAAGAACTGAGGTTGCCCGGCCAAGAAGTATATTATCATTACGCTCAAGGTCGACCTAGGTACGGTGTACCGCAAGTGTACATGAAGACCGAAAGTAACCAAGAGGCCGAGTTCCAAAGAAGAAACTCGACTAAAGGTATCGAGAAAGCTGCTTCCCAACCGCAACTCTGCTACGAGGATGAGAGGGTTAACGATCCCCAATCGAGGAATCCAGTAATAGATCCTATTAAGGGTCTAACGGTTGATCCATTGGACAAGGAACGGTACGAGATCACAGTGGAGGATCATGGTAGTGGAGTAACAGCCGAGTTTGGAAGAAGCGATTCTCAAAGAAAGGACGACTATCGACCGGAGACAAGCTTCGGTATACGCAGAGATGACGCTGTCAGGTGTTCGAAAAGAGAACAAGAGCAAATAGGGATGGGTGGGCAAGATGGACAGGAATCGGAAGGAAGTTCGGTGCAGAAGAGGATCGAGGAGTTGCAGAAACGAGCCGAGGAGAATCATTATAACGGGAAAATGTCGAAGGAAGGTATGGAAGGGGTGGAGGTGGGCAAAAGTTCGTCAACGACGAAAATTGGAAATGGCGATGGACCAAAGAGAATGGAGAATCAATACGCAAAGGATCTTGTTCCGGCGAAACCCGAGGTAAGAAAAGACGAGCTGGAACATGGGATCGGTCGATTGAAAATCCAAAATCAGGGATCAGGATCAGATTATGACAAAGCCGGCCAGAGTTCCTCAAATGTTGATTCGGGGAGAGGATCGGCCGTTTATTCCAGCGGAAGGCGGCCACCACCGGAAGATCAAACTCATCAACCAG TACAAGATTCAGAATGGGTGGACATTGTGGAATCcgaattgagaaatattttagagcCAAGAGATGTGCCCGCTATGGCGCATTCCACTCTATCTGAAAGCGTATCATCGGTAACTCCACCCCTGCCGCCGCTTTCACCCCATGAAAGTCCCAGAACACCGAGAAATCGATACTCGGCGAG CTTACCATACGGATCGAAACCTAATTACAGCGATTACAGCAAGGCCATGGAGAAGAGAGGATTCTCGAGTAGTTCGAAGCATCGTGGTGCCTCGACTTCCAAGAAAGAAGCTGCTAAGAAATTCTCTCATC TTTTCGGTGTCGAAGCTGGCGATTTAACTTCGACCACAACTGGACTCGATTTAGATTCGATGTTGGATAGAAGTGATTCTGATTTAAGCACGAATGACGCGAGAACGATTAGGAAACAATTGGAGGGTTTGGAAAATATGTATAGCGAG GTATTGAAATTACTCGGTGGAAGTGTGAAAAAGAGACGTAAAGCCAGAGGCTTAGCCAGTTATGGTTCCGTCTCATCATTGCCGACATCATCCGTCTCGTCCAGACCACCTGTAACGAGGCACCATGATAAACGTAGATCCCACGCGATTGACGACAGAATGAAGAAAGCCAAAGATATCAAG AGCATTAACAAACGCTTTCAACGACTAGAATCTCATGTGGTTACACTTGCCAGATCGGTAGCACACCTGAGTTCAGAGATGAGAACGCAACATTTAATGATACAG GAAATGGAGAACATAAGGGGAGAGATTGCTGCACTGAGGACCCAAACGAGTATGGCAATGGTGAGATCGCAGTCTCAACCATTGATCAAGGATTCGGAACTACCAGCTCTCTCCAATCCTTCCAGAGTGAAAAAACTCACCAAGTTTTTCGGCACGGAACCACCGCTCATCAGACTATTCCTCAGGGAACTTGGGTATGAG AAATATGCAAATgctttcgagaaagaaaaagtcggAATGGTGGAGCTTCCTTATCTAAGCGAGGAAAGATTGCAAAAAATGGGAGTTCCTCTGGGACCGAGACTGAGGATTTTACAAGAAGCGAGGATATCGGTATGCAAAGATCCAATTTATGTTGTGTAA
- the LOC108004049 gene encoding uncharacterized protein LOC108004049 isoform X5 produces MGNILSRGTQAQPIIEHMMQTKNVNQTAYGNVMDKRQIDCSAGNEEGLYKPIPPPKPVPNNQKIQNGQQDNRVQTIAEQSSRTVVSGIERNTTSDESQLRSSGQNVAPEYRMPPLYGEEQSSSQTQQPANLQTHSSKFPIEREVVLPSGDKNSKIPILHEYKQRTAGRVAIAPDAPIKQQAWVQEGTQMQEVRQEGQARSYQAAESYASTSVGLAPRTAKIDEEKSKSISRTYHTIKDMISSRFGQSRKDVEPEPEASLNNVTEELRKSSRSIDEEEAKKKDGIYGKPRAQDPPLNMQQYPKNACGQYGHSYSYLNNQQNVPLPGQLQPTSQIQPNLPGQSAQLHVTHHTPPGGVQTVHQTQVAGFGQSATGGQQVQNVAREYVVQGPSGLPSQQLHQALHQNPQNQSQSTQMQKSHGLPIQPHQVGNSMQPSNQNFQSAQQLMHQNQSHHQSPRFAQQHAQNMHQRQLIQQMHQQQLAGQQNANQPGVRNVQQSYFSNNVSYQQYQQARQAMSRSQIDLPSTSRQAQELRLPGQEVYYHYAQGRPRYGVPQVYMKTESNQEAEFQRRNSTKGIEKAASQPQLCYEDERVNDPQSRNPVIDPIKGLTVDPLDKERYEITVEDHGSGVTAEFGRSDSQRKDDYRPETSFGIRRDDAVRCSKREQEQIGMGGQDGQESEGSSVQKRIEELQKRAEENHYNGKMSKEGMEGVEVGKSSSTTKIGNGDGPKRMENQYAKDLVPAKPEVRKDELEHGIGRLKIQNQGSGSDYDKAGQSSSNVDSGRGSAVYSSGRRPPPEDQTHQPVQDSEWVDIVESELRNILEPRDVPAMAHSTLSESVSSVTPPLPPLSPHESPRTPRNRYSASLPYGSKPNYSDYSKAMEKRGFSSSSKHRGASTSKKEAAKKFSHLFGVEAGDLTSTTTGLDLDSMLDRSDSDLSTNDARTIRKQLEGLENMYSEVLKLLGGSVKKRRKARGLASYGSVSSLPTSSVSSRPPVTRHHDKRRSHAIDDRMKKAKDIKSINKRFQRLESHVVTLARSVAHLSSEMRTQHLMIQVFAGNGEHKGRDCCTEDPNEYGNGEIAVSTIDQGFGTTSSLQSFQSEKTHQVFRHGTTAHQTIPQGTWV; encoded by the exons ATGAGGAGGGACTTTACAAGCCTATACCACCACCGAAACCGGTGCCGAACAATCAAAAGATTCAGAACGGGCAACAGGATAACAGGGTACAAACGATAGCCGAGCAATCGTCGCGGACCGTCGTTTCGGGTATAGAGAGGAACACAACGTCAGACGAGAGCCAACTTCGAAGTTCCGGACAGAACGTTGCACCGGAATACAGGATGCCACCACTTTACGGAGAGGAACAGAGCTCGAGTCAAACTCAACAGCCGGCTAACTTGCAGACTCATAGCAGCAAATTTCCG attgaaCGCGAAGTTGTTCTACCATCGggagataaaaattcaaagattccTATTCTGCACGAATACAAACAAAGAACTGCCGGAAGAGTGGCTATTGCACCGGATGCACCGATCAAGCAACAAGCTTGGGTTCAAGAG GGAACTCAGATGCAAGAAGTGAGACAAGAGGGCCAAGCGAGGAGTTATCAAGCAGCGGAATCTTACGC GTCGACGTCGGTTGGATTGGCGCCAAGGACGGCCAAGATCGATGAGGAGAAAAGCAAATCAATCTCGAGGACTTATCACACGATTAAGGACATGATATCGAGCCGTTTCGGGCAGAGTCGCAAGGATGTTGAGCCGGAACCGGAGGCGAGTTTGAACAACGTTACGGAAGAATTGAGAAAATCGAGTAGGAGCATCGATGAGGAGGAGGCCAAAAAGAAGGATGGGATTTATGGAAAACCGCGGGCTCAAGATCCTCCCCTTAATATGCAACAATATCCGAAGAATGCTTGTG GTCAGTACGGACACTCGTATAGTTATCTGAACAATCAGCAGAACGTACCGCTTCCTGGACAACTTCAACCAACGTCGCAAATTCAACCCAATTTACCGGGTCAAAGTGCTCAGCTTCACGTGACGCATCACACTCCACCAGGAGGAGTTCAAACGGTTCATCAAACTCAAGTTGCTGGTTTCGGGCAATCGGCGACAGGTGGACAGCAGGTGCAAAACGTTGCTAGGGAATACGTCGTACAGGGACCATCTGGATTGCCGAGTCAGCAATTGCATCAAGCACTTCATCAGAATCCTCAGAACCAG AGCCAGAGCACGCAGATGCAAAAATCTCATGGTCTACCGATTCAACCTCATCAAGTGGGGAATTCGATGCAACCATCGAATCAAAACTTTCAAAGCGCTCAACAATTGATGCATCAGAATCAGAGTCATCATCAGAGCCCTAGATTCGCCCAACAACACGCGCAGAACATGCACCAACGTCAACTTATTCAACAGATGCATCAACAACAATTGGCCGGGCAGCAGAATGCCAACCAGCCAGGAGTTAGGAACGTGCAACAGAGTTATTTCTCGAACAACGTGTCTTATCAGCAGTACCAGCAAGCTCGACAAGCTATGTCAAGATCTCAGATCGATCTACCCAGCACTTCGAGACAAGCTCAAGAACTGAGGTTGCCCGGCCAAGAAGTATATTATCATTACGCTCAAGGTCGACCTAGGTACGGTGTACCGCAAGTGTACATGAAGACCGAAAGTAACCAAGAGGCCGAGTTCCAAAGAAGAAACTCGACTAAAGGTATCGAGAAAGCTGCTTCCCAACCGCAACTCTGCTACGAGGATGAGAGGGTTAACGATCCCCAATCGAGGAATCCAGTAATAGATCCTATTAAGGGTCTAACGGTTGATCCATTGGACAAGGAACGGTACGAGATCACAGTGGAGGATCATGGTAGTGGAGTAACAGCCGAGTTTGGAAGAAGCGATTCTCAAAGAAAGGACGACTATCGACCGGAGACAAGCTTCGGTATACGCAGAGATGACGCTGTCAGGTGTTCGAAAAGAGAACAAGAGCAAATAGGGATGGGTGGGCAAGATGGACAGGAATCGGAAGGAAGTTCGGTGCAGAAGAGGATCGAGGAGTTGCAGAAACGAGCCGAGGAGAATCATTATAACGGGAAAATGTCGAAGGAAGGTATGGAAGGGGTGGAGGTGGGCAAAAGTTCGTCAACGACGAAAATTGGAAATGGCGATGGACCAAAGAGAATGGAGAATCAATACGCAAAGGATCTTGTTCCGGCGAAACCCGAGGTAAGAAAAGACGAGCTGGAACATGGGATCGGTCGATTGAAAATCCAAAATCAGGGATCAGGATCAGATTATGACAAAGCCGGCCAGAGTTCCTCAAATGTTGATTCGGGGAGAGGATCGGCCGTTTATTCCAGCGGAAGGCGGCCACCACCGGAAGATCAAACTCATCAACCAG TACAAGATTCAGAATGGGTGGACATTGTGGAATCcgaattgagaaatattttagagcCAAGAGATGTGCCCGCTATGGCGCATTCCACTCTATCTGAAAGCGTATCATCGGTAACTCCACCCCTGCCGCCGCTTTCACCCCATGAAAGTCCCAGAACACCGAGAAATCGATACTCGGCGAG CTTACCATACGGATCGAAACCTAATTACAGCGATTACAGCAAGGCCATGGAGAAGAGAGGATTCTCGAGTAGTTCGAAGCATCGTGGTGCCTCGACTTCCAAGAAAGAAGCTGCTAAGAAATTCTCTCATC TTTTCGGTGTCGAAGCTGGCGATTTAACTTCGACCACAACTGGACTCGATTTAGATTCGATGTTGGATAGAAGTGATTCTGATTTAAGCACGAATGACGCGAGAACGATTAGGAAACAATTGGAGGGTTTGGAAAATATGTATAGCGAG GTATTGAAATTACTCGGTGGAAGTGTGAAAAAGAGACGTAAAGCCAGAGGCTTAGCCAGTTATGGTTCCGTCTCATCATTGCCGACATCATCCGTCTCGTCCAGACCACCTGTAACGAGGCACCATGATAAACGTAGATCCCACGCGATTGACGACAGAATGAAGAAAGCCAAAGATATCAAG AGCATTAACAAACGCTTTCAACGACTAGAATCTCATGTGGTTACACTTGCCAGATCGGTAGCACACCTGAGTTCAGAGATGAGAACGCAACATTTAATGATACAG GTATTCGCAGGAAATGGAGAACATAAGGGGAGAGATTGCTGCACTGAGGACCCAAACGAGTATGGCAATGGTGAGATCGCAGTCTCAACCATTGATCAAGGATTCGGAACTACCAGCTCTCTCCAATCCTTCCAGAGTGAAAAAACTCACCAAGTTTTTCGGCACGGAACCACCGCTCATCAGACTATTCCTCAGGGAACTTGGGTATGA